One window of Dysidea avara chromosome 11, odDysAvar1.4, whole genome shotgun sequence genomic DNA carries:
- the LOC136237626 gene encoding uncharacterized protein translates to MEILGSTEELTKTDFEKDLGIWITSSLKPFLHCDKAAAAATRILGMLKRTFTKFSKEFFYLPETYVRPQLEYCIQLWCPYLARDIDTLENVQRQATKLVNGLVKLPYESRLRELELYSLYCRWQRGDLIAAYRLLHGYYDVD, encoded by the coding sequence ATGGAAATTTTGGGGTCTACTGAGGAGTTGACAAAAACAGATTTTGAGAAAGATCTAGGTATATGGATAACATCTTCTCTTAAACCTTTCCTGCACTGTGACAAAGCTGCAGCTGCTGCAACCAGGATCCTGGGAATGCTTAAAAGAACATTTACAAAATTCTCTAAAGAATTTTTTTATCTTCCTGAAACTTATGTTAGACCACAGCTAGAATATTGCATCCAGCTTTGGTGTCCATATCTAGCCCGGGACATTGATACTCTAGAAAATGTACAAAGGCAAGCCACTAAACTTGTGAATGGACTAGTCAAACTACCGTATGAGTCAAGGTTAAGAGAACTTGAACTCTATTCTCTTTATTGTCGATGGCAACGAGGGGATCTCATTGCAGCTTACAGGCTTTTACATGGGTACTATGATGTTGACTAG